From Trichomycterus rosablanca isolate fTriRos1 chromosome 18, fTriRos1.hap1, whole genome shotgun sequence, the proteins below share one genomic window:
- the f9b gene encoding coagulation factor IXb codes for MDRIFVLVLFSLVFILISDLWIKTAVSVFVSREAAQSLLSRHKRYNTGGLEEMKAGNLERECIEERCNLEEAREVFENEERTMEFWAGYIDGDQCLSSPCQNGGKCTDAMSAYVCWCPIGFIGKNCEFEMARQCDVNNGGCQHFCYLDKIDGVQCDCANGYKLGMNRRSCEPFDEYPCGRLAQNIADVLASRTLISEETVNQIHSVEAANVTEQNFTLLNITNITNTTNTTTRSTTTNSTNITNTTSSSTSSTTTRPTSGDDYWAFFPTLPTVTEEKQERQRIVGGFEATPGEIPWQVALVQKGSDLAFCGGSLLSSTWVITAAHCLIEGGVGSFFVRVGEHNVKIKEEHQSDHDIEKHLIHHSYNYHHGHNHDIALLKLRTPVTFSDYVIPICLGPRLFTENALKKAPHSLVSGWGRVRYGGLVSDTLQKVEVPYVDRTECKGSDKISRFMFCAGYNTVHKDSCQGDSGGPHATKHEGTWFLTGIISWGDECAKEGKYGVYTRLSRYMNWITNVTGIRAGP; via the exons ATGGACAGAATATTTgtgcttgttttattttctctggtttttattttaatttcagaTTTATGGATCAAAACTGCAG TTTCAGTGTTTGTATCGAGGGAAGCGGCCCAGTCGCTCCTGTCCAGACACAAGCGCTACAACACCGGAGGTCTGGAGGAGATGAAGGCTGGAAATCTGGAGCGGGAGTGTATCGAGGAGAGGTGCAACCTGGAGGAGGCTCGAGAGGTGTTCGAAAACGAGGAGAGAACT ATGGAGTTCTGGGCCGGTTATATCG ATGGGGATCAGTGTTTATCCTCTCCATGTCAGAACGGTGGGAAGTGTACCGATGCCATGAGTGCCTACGTGTGCTGGTGTCCCATCGGCTTCATCGGGAAGAACTGTGAGTTCG AGATGGCGCGACAGTGTGACGTGAATAACGGAGGCTGTCAGCACTTCTGTTATCTGGATAAAATTGACGGCGTTCAGTGTGACTGCGCTAACGGATACAAACTCGGCATGAACAGAAGAAGCTGTGAACCATTCG ACGAGTACCCGTGTGGGCGTTTGGCTCAGAACATCGCTGACGTTCTCGCTTCACGAACTTTAATCAGTGAAGAAACTGTAAACCAGATTCATTCAGTCGAAGCGGCGAACGTGACCGAGCAGAACTTCACGCTGCTGAACATCACCAACatcaccaacaccaccaacaccaccaccagAAGCACCACCACCAACAGCACCAACATCACCAACACCACCAGCAGCAGCACCAGCAGCACCACCACCAGACCAACATCTGGAGACGATTACTGGGCGTTTTTCCCGACTCTACCCACCGTCACAGAGGAGAAACAGGAACGCCAGCGGATCGTCGGAGGGTTTGAAGCAACTCCTGGAGAGATACCCTGGCAG GTGGCGCTGGTACAAAAGGGCAGTGACCTTGCGTTCTGTGGAGGATCACTCCTGAGCAGCACATGGGTCATCACTGCCGCCCACTGTCTGATTGAAGGAGGGGTGGGATCCTTTTTTGTACGAGTAG GAGAACACAACGTTAAAATTAAAGAAGAGCATCAGAGCGATCACGATATAGAGAAACATCTCATCCATCACAGCTACAACTACCACCATGGGCACAACCACGACATCGCCCTGCTGAAGCTCAGAACGCCCGTCACCTTCTCCGACTACGTAATTCCCATCTGCCTCGGCCCCAGACTCTTCACGGAGAACGCACTGAAGAAGGCGCCGCACTCCCTGGTGAGCGGGTGGGGCCGGGTGCGATACGGAGGCCTGGTGTCCGACACCCTGCAGAAGGTGGAGGTTCCTTACGTGGACCGAACCGAGTGCAAGGGCAGCGATAAGATCTCACGCTTCATGTTCTGCGCCGGGTACAACACCGTCCATAAGGACTCGTGCCAGGGGGACAGCGGCGGACCTCACGCCACCAAACACGAGGGCACCTGGTTCCTGACGGGGATCATCAGCTGGGGGGACGAGTGCGCTAAAGAGGGGAAGTACGGCGTCTACACCCGCCTGTCCAGGTACATGAACTGGATCACCAACGTCACGGGGATCAGAGCTGGACCGTGA
- the LOC134332448 gene encoding proto-oncogene DBL — MAEASPLRGLPRIRRATASFPGNLHLVLVLRPKAQSQGTGTDLGFRFTQDDFTLKMPVIMLSSVTDLLRYIDENQLSADFSVECCSTDWIVLRTAIESFAVMVKDVAQLLQVFGTELAETELPEEPNAIEYLLRSHTDKYRQMKDDIRSVMKEGRQILSNLERVKSADEKDINQDRDTVQRLLAQLRDMETAFDEFFEKHHLKTQQYLLLLRYELSFHEMEVKLEELIGREKAIPAAGVNAAQTEQLLKDLQNLDALAEEEMGRAQVVILHGHQLAASHHYALALIVQRCNELRHHCDTLTAALRSTHTSLTHTHTLQLRLEETLRWCDESVYLLANQMSDRFQSKEGAQEALRDIDRLVESKPTLTYPPDTHTPEIQAQVSVVMEKFSSVQVMLQNRQVCLRKITCVQVRPIQPVSPRPESPTRLKSPLFSPKHGFDVNSGLKFSFDLSLPGKRGARKNSCSRKIEVMHDFEEGRNGVCYEAEGTENPELHQRHVMKELIDTEKIYVEELLAVLLGYRAEMDNPALSHILPSELRDKKEVLFGNLPEIYKFHSRIFVQDLESCLEMPERVGARFLERKENFQVYERYCQNKPRSDALWRHCSDSPFFQECKKKLKHKLDLDSYLLKPVQRLTKYQLLLKELLKHSTHSQYVSELQEALNAMLDLLKSVNDSMHQIAITGYEGDLCDLGRVLMQGSFSVWMSRKTLRVKDMARFKPMQRHLFLHERALLFCKRREENGDGAERGASYSFKHCLRMSAVGITENVKGDVKKFEIWYSGREEVYIVQAPTVEVKSAWLCEIRKILTHQQKPPQDDGAGADPPPPIDSMERASACMPWSPAPMAGCSGCFDVPPHSKGAPANSDESACSSLVLTDPVVFSPRPQNRNRRSWPGTSNSVDLCESLEDWTTDLSFISDTDEEDEVLLVPGKYRAMVDHLKRGKDDVIINHGDVIDVLQEASGGFWYVRNVTRGGEGRLPADTLLRILGNVGSRSHVIRPGGESTTREI, encoded by the exons atggcAGAAGCGAGTCCGCTGAGAGGGCTGCCCCGGATCCGCAGGGCTACG gcCTCGTTTCCTGGAAATCTTCACCTGGTTCTGGTTTTGCGACCCAAAGCTCAGTCACAGGGCACCGGGACCGACCTGGGCTTCCGCTTCACTCAGGATGATTTTACCCTCAAAATGCCC GTGATCATGTTGAGTTCAGTGACTGACCTGTTGAGGTATATAGATGAGAATCAGCTGAGCGCTGATTTCAGTGTGGAGTGCTGCTCCACAGACTGGATCGTTCTGAGAACG GCGATCGAGAGTTTTGCAGTGATGGTAAAGGACGTCGCTCAGCTGCTGCAGGTATTCGGTACCGAACTGGCTGAAACCGAACTGCCAGAGGAACCGAACGCCATCGAGTACCTGCTCCGATCTCACACTGATAAATACAGACAGATGAAG GATGATATTCGCTCAGTAATGAAGGAGGGCCGACAGATCCTGTCTAATCTGGAACGAGTCAAATCTGCAGATGAAAAGGACATCAATCAGGACAGAGACACAGTACAGAG gttactGGCTCAGCTCAGAGATATGGAAACAGCTTTTGATGAGTTTTTTGAGAAACACCACCTCAAAACGCAGCAATATCTCCTACTGCTACGATACGAGCTCAGCTTTCACGAG ATGGAGGTGAAGCTGGAGGAATTGATTGGTCGAGAGAAAGCCATTCCTGCAGCAGGAGTGAACGCAGCCCAGACTGAACAACTGCTCAAAGATCTGCAGAACCTCGATGCTCTAGCTGAG gaggaGATGGGCCGCGCTCAGGTCGTTATTCTTCATGGTCATCAGTTAGCGGCGAGCCATCATTACGCTCTGGCTCTGATCGTACAGCGCTGTAACGAGCTCCGACACCACTGTGATACGCTGACTGCAGCACTGCGCAGCACACACAcctcgctcacacacacacacaccctgcagcTCCGCCTGgaggag acctTGCGCTGGTGTGATGAGAGTGTGTATCTGTTAGCCAATCAGATGTCTGATAGGTTCCAGTCTAAAGAAGGAGCTCAGGAGGCGCTGAGAGACATCGACAGACTGGTGGAGTCAAAACCAACACTCACCTACCctcctgatacacacacacctgagatacag gctcAGGTATCAGTGGTGATGGAGAAGTTCTCCTCAGTGCAGGTGATGCTGCAGAACAGACAGGTGTGCCTGCGTAAAATCACCTGTGTTCAGGTGAGACCCATCCAACCCGTCTCACCCAGACCGGAGAGCCCGACCCGCCTCAAATCACCGCTCTTCTCTCCTAAACACG GTTTTGATGTGAACTCCGGTTTGAAGTTCTCCTTTGATCTCTCTCTCCCAGGAAAACGAGGCGCCCGCAAAAACAGCTGCAGCAGGAAG ATCGAGGTGATGCACGATTTCGAGGAGGGGCGGAACGGGGTGTGTTATGAAGCAGAGGGAACGGAGAACCCCGAACTGCACCAACG GCATGTGATGAAGGAGCTGATCGATACAGAGAAGATCTACGTGGAGGAGCTGCTGGCTGTGTTACTG GGTTACAGAGCTGAGATGGATAATCCTGCCCTCTCTCACATCCTGCCCTCCGAGCTCAGAGACAAGAAGGAGGTGCTGTTCGGAAACCTACCAGAGATCTACAAGTTCCACAGCAG gataTTCGTTCAGGATCTGGAGAGCTGTCTGGAGATGCCAGAGAGGGTTGGAGCACGATTCCTGGAGAGG AAGGAGAACTTTCAGGTGTATGAGCGTTACTGTCAGAACAAACCTCGCTCAGACGCGCTGTGGAGACACTGCTCAGATTCACCCTTCTTCCAG GAGTGTAAGAAAAAGCTGAAACACAAACTGGATTTGGATTCATATCTACTCAAACCTGTACAACGTCTGACCAAATATCAGCTCCTCCTCAAG gagctgCTGAAGCACAGCACACACTCTCAGTATGTGAGTGAACTGCAGGAGGCGCTGAATGCCATGCTGGACCTTCTCAAGTCGGTGAACGACTCCATGCACCAGATCGCCATCACCGGATACGAG ggggACCTGTGTGATTTGGGCAGGGTGCTGATGCAGGGATCGTTCAGCGTGTGGATGAGCAGGAAGACGTTGCGGGTGAAGGACATGGCGAGGTTTAAACCCATGCAGAGGCACCTGTTCCTCCACGAGCGAGCGCTGCTGTTCTGTAAGAGACGAGAGGAGAACGGAGACGGAGCTGAGAGAGGAGCGTCCTACAGCTTCAAACACTGTCTGAGG ATGAGCGCCGTGGGAATCACAGAGAACGTTAAAGGAGACGTGAAGAAGTTTGAGATCTGGTACAGCGGGAGAGAGGAAGTGTACATAGTGCAG gctcCTACAGTAGAGGTGAAATCAGCTTGGCTCTGTGAGATCCGTAAAATCCTCACCCACCAGCAGAAACCCCCCCAAG ATGATGGTGCCGGTGCTGATCCTCCTCCTCCGATTGACAG TATGGAGAGGGCGTCGGCCTGCATGCCCTGGAGCCCCGCCCCCATGGCAGGCTGCTCAGGTTGTTTTGATGTCCCTCCTCACAGTAAGGGGGCGCCAGCGAACTCTGATGAGTCGGCCTGCTCCAGTCTGGTTCTGACCGACCCCGTGGTGTTCTCGCCCCGCCCGCAGAACCGCAACCGGCGCA GTTGGCCGGGCACGTCTAACTCAGTGGATCTCTGTGAGAGTTTGGAGGACTGGACCACCGACCTGTCCTTCATCTCCGACACTGATGAGGAGGACGAGGTTCTGCTG GTTCCCGGTAAATACAGAGCCATGGTGGACCATCTAAAACGTGGTAAAGATGATGTCATCATTAATCACGGTGATGTCATAGACGTGCTGCAGGAGGCCTCGGGCGGGTTCTG gtaCGTCAGGAACGTGACGCGGGGGGGTGAGGGGCGGCTTCCTGCCGACACCCTGCTGAGAATTCTGGGAAATGTAGGCAGCAGGAGTCACGTGATCAGGCCGGGAGGAGAATCCACC ACTCGGGAAATATGA